In Anguilla rostrata isolate EN2019 chromosome 1, ASM1855537v3, whole genome shotgun sequence, a genomic segment contains:
- the zp3d.1 gene encoding zona pellucida glycoprotein 3d tandem duplicate 1 isoform X3, which translates to MKTLTGGGNKDIVSAGPVLSVGGWERKEQPGRRHEAIGPRMRGHETRTPGPILPPYQLPMFRHVKAPLVDMEMFRPTAGLRPVPDAVRNLLLPPPDNWLGYSTAPVSNPRGVEVWCGNGTVSVRVNRRMLGFWCHPPMLFLGNCEVYRFTRDYIYFHNDLARCGIKPRIDDGQLVYSSALRYVPEPQGAVIRAVPLSLPIHCSYNRFHYAYKVGYVPRLKADSFFKSITSERIFSLVTCNDRWERLDSTASYMLGAPMHFEASTPIVSRAERVSVTACHVTVSRDPNSAPRMDVIKNYGCMVDSQRLGSRSRFHGYGTGVLRFSVDAFVFPKISAKLLYLHCEMTVADYPATPTAKSCTFNSNTRRWEELFDPQTVHVCSCCDSQCDAHGIHP; encoded by the exons ATGAAGACGTTAACAGGAGGGGGAAATAAGGATATTG TTTCCGCCGGGCCAGTTCTGAGCGTGGGAGGCTGGGAGAGGAAGGAGCAGCCCGGTCGCCGTCACGAGGCGATCGGGCCAAGGATGAGGGGACATGAAACCAGGACCCCCGGGCCCATCCTGCCGCCTTACCAACTCCCCATGTTCCGCCACGTGAAGGCTCCCCTCGTGGACATGGAGATGTTCAGACCTACTGCCGGGCTGAGGCCCGTTCCCGACGCCGTCAGGAATCTCTTGCTTCCCCCACCCGACAACTGGCTGGGTTACTCGACGGCCCCCGTCAGTAACCCCAGAGGAGTCGAGGTATGGTGCGGGAACGGGACGGTTTCTGTGCGGGTGAACAGGAGAATGCTCGGATTTTGGTGCCATCCACCAATGCTGTTCTTGGGAAATTGTGAGGTCTATCGTTTCACTAGAGACTACATTTACTTTCACAATGACCTTGCCAGATGTGGAATTAAGCCAAGG ATAGACGATGGTCAGCTGGTGTACAGCAGCGCCCTGCGCTACGTCCCTGAACCACAGGGGGCAGTAATCAGAGCCGTgccgctctccctccccatccacTGCTCCTACAACAG GTTTCACTATGCCTACAAAGTGGGCTACGTTCCTCGTTTGAAAGCGGACTCCTTCTTCAAGAGTATAACCAGTGAGCGCATCTTCAGCCTGGTCACCTGCAACG ATCGCTGGGAGCGGCTGGACTCCACGGCGAGCTACATGCTCGGGGCGCCCATGCATTTCGAGGCCTCCACGCCCATCGTCTCCAGAGCGGAACGGGTGTCGGTCACCGCCTGTCACGTCACCGTATCCAGGGACCCCAATTCAGCACCCCGGATGGACGTGATTAAAAACTACGG GTGCATGGTGGACAGCCAAAGGCTCGGGAGCCGGTCCAGGTTTCACGGCTACGGGACGGGCGTCCTGCGGTTCTCCGTCGACGCTTTCGTGTTCCCAAAAATCTCGGCCAAG cttcTGTACCTGCACTGTGAGATGACGGTGGCGGATTACCCTGCCACTCCCACCGCCAAGTCCTGCACCTTCAACAGTAACACGAGAAG GTGGGAGGAGCTGTTCGACCCTCAGACTGTCCACGTCTGCTCCTGCTGTGACTCCCAGTGCGATGCTCATGGGATTC ATCCCTGA
- the zp3d.1 gene encoding zona pellucida glycoprotein 3d tandem duplicate 1 isoform X2, with product MRGHETRTPGPILPPYQLPMFRHVKAPLVDMEMFRPTAGLRPVPDAVRNLLLPPPDNWLGYSTAPVSNPRGVEVWCGNGTVSVRVNRRMLGFWCHPPMLFLGNCEVYRFTRDYIYFHNDLARCGIKPRIDDGQLVYSSALRYVPEPQGAVIRAVPLSLPIHCSYNRFHYAYKVGYVPRLKADSFFKSITSERIFSLVTCNDRWERLDSTASYMLGAPMHFEASTPIVSRAERVSVTACHVTVSRDPNSAPRMDVIKNYGCMVDSQRLGSRSRFHGYGTGVLRFSVDAFVFPKISAKLLYLHCEMTVADYPATPTAKSCTFNSNTRRWEELFDPQTVHVCSCCDSQCDAHGIRPSLYPSPRSLITSDPWSILGAVTTTGTGGSVQDDRRESEVPEDVLEAEGVGPVAEPIDSEGAGSEAGPAETKEESEHPVQVRGFRGRGIGQGSGGHPSGVREEPLKAEGEPAVWREDDQGPDLDEEEEEEEDGGAQEDVEDEDGASSHAVAGKVLESLIM from the exons ATGAGGGGACATGAAACCAGGACCCCCGGGCCCATCCTGCCGCCTTACCAACTCCCCATGTTCCGCCACGTGAAGGCTCCCCTCGTGGACATGGAGATGTTCAGACCTACTGCCGGGCTGAGGCCCGTTCCCGACGCCGTCAGGAATCTCTTGCTTCCCCCACCCGACAACTGGCTGGGTTACTCGACGGCCCCCGTCAGTAACCCCAGAGGAGTCGAGGTATGGTGCGGGAACGGGACGGTTTCTGTGCGGGTGAACAGGAGAATGCTCGGATTTTGGTGCCATCCACCAATGCTGTTCTTGGGAAATTGTGAGGTCTATCGTTTCACTAGAGACTACATTTACTTTCACAATGACCTTGCCAGATGTGGAATTAAGCCAAGG ATAGACGATGGTCAGCTGGTGTACAGCAGCGCCCTGCGCTACGTCCCTGAACCACAGGGGGCAGTAATCAGAGCCGTgccgctctccctccccatccacTGCTCCTACAACAG GTTTCACTATGCCTACAAAGTGGGCTACGTTCCTCGTTTGAAAGCGGACTCCTTCTTCAAGAGTATAACCAGTGAGCGCATCTTCAGCCTGGTCACCTGCAACG ATCGCTGGGAGCGGCTGGACTCCACGGCGAGCTACATGCTCGGGGCGCCCATGCATTTCGAGGCCTCCACGCCCATCGTCTCCAGAGCGGAACGGGTGTCGGTCACCGCCTGTCACGTCACCGTATCCAGGGACCCCAATTCAGCACCCCGGATGGACGTGATTAAAAACTACGG GTGCATGGTGGACAGCCAAAGGCTCGGGAGCCGGTCCAGGTTTCACGGCTACGGGACGGGCGTCCTGCGGTTCTCCGTCGACGCTTTCGTGTTCCCAAAAATCTCGGCCAAG cttcTGTACCTGCACTGTGAGATGACGGTGGCGGATTACCCTGCCACTCCCACCGCCAAGTCCTGCACCTTCAACAGTAACACGAGAAG GTGGGAGGAGCTGTTCGACCCTCAGACTGTCCACGTCTGCTCCTGCTGTGACTCCCAGTGCGATGCTCATGGGATTC GGCCCTCCTTGTACCCTTCTCCAAGATCCCTGATCACCAGTGACCCGTGGAGCATTCTCGGTGCCGTGACAACGACAGGGACAGGGGGGTCTGTGCAGGATGACAGGAGGGAGTCGGAGGTGCCTGAAGATGTGTTGGAGGCTGAAGGGGTGGGTCCAGTGGCAGAGCCAATAGacagtgagggggcggggtcagaggcGGGGCCTGCAGAGACTAAGGAGGAGTCTGAGCACCCTGTTCAGGTTCGGGGGTTTCGGGGAAGGGGAATAGGACAGGGGTCAGGGGGCCACCCCTCGGGGGTGCGGGAGGAACCCCTGAAAGCTGAGGGGGAGCCTGCCGTGTGGCGGGAGGATGACCAAGGACCAGACctggacgaggaagaggaggaggaggaagacggaGGTGCGCAGGAGGACGTTGAAGATGAGGACGGCGCCTCCTCCCACGCAGTAGCTGGGAAGGTTTTGGAATCCCTCATCATGTGA
- the zp3d.1 gene encoding zona pellucida glycoprotein 3d tandem duplicate 1 isoform X1, giving the protein MGILLPPTALNLCPWFWFPVLMKTLTGGGNKDIVSAGPVLSVGGWERKEQPGRRHEAIGPRMRGHETRTPGPILPPYQLPMFRHVKAPLVDMEMFRPTAGLRPVPDAVRNLLLPPPDNWLGYSTAPVSNPRGVEVWCGNGTVSVRVNRRMLGFWCHPPMLFLGNCEVYRFTRDYIYFHNDLARCGIKPRIDDGQLVYSSALRYVPEPQGAVIRAVPLSLPIHCSYNRFHYAYKVGYVPRLKADSFFKSITSERIFSLVTCNDRWERLDSTASYMLGAPMHFEASTPIVSRAERVSVTACHVTVSRDPNSAPRMDVIKNYGCMVDSQRLGSRSRFHGYGTGVLRFSVDAFVFPKISAKLLYLHCEMTVADYPATPTAKSCTFNSNTRRWEELFDPQTVHVCSCCDSQCDAHGIRPSLYPSPRSLITSDPWSILGAVTTTGTGGSVQDDRRESEVPEDVLEAEGVGPVAEPIDSEGAGSEAGPAETKEESEHPVQVRGFRGRGIGQGSGGHPSGVREEPLKAEGEPAVWREDDQGPDLDEEEEEEEDGGAQEDVEDEDGASSHAVAGKVLESLIM; this is encoded by the exons ATGGGCATCTTGCTTCCCCCCACGGCTTTAAACCTCTGTCCATGGTTCTGGTTTCCGGTACTGATGAAGACGTTAACAGGAGGGGGAAATAAGGATATTG TTTCCGCCGGGCCAGTTCTGAGCGTGGGAGGCTGGGAGAGGAAGGAGCAGCCCGGTCGCCGTCACGAGGCGATCGGGCCAAGGATGAGGGGACATGAAACCAGGACCCCCGGGCCCATCCTGCCGCCTTACCAACTCCCCATGTTCCGCCACGTGAAGGCTCCCCTCGTGGACATGGAGATGTTCAGACCTACTGCCGGGCTGAGGCCCGTTCCCGACGCCGTCAGGAATCTCTTGCTTCCCCCACCCGACAACTGGCTGGGTTACTCGACGGCCCCCGTCAGTAACCCCAGAGGAGTCGAGGTATGGTGCGGGAACGGGACGGTTTCTGTGCGGGTGAACAGGAGAATGCTCGGATTTTGGTGCCATCCACCAATGCTGTTCTTGGGAAATTGTGAGGTCTATCGTTTCACTAGAGACTACATTTACTTTCACAATGACCTTGCCAGATGTGGAATTAAGCCAAGG ATAGACGATGGTCAGCTGGTGTACAGCAGCGCCCTGCGCTACGTCCCTGAACCACAGGGGGCAGTAATCAGAGCCGTgccgctctccctccccatccacTGCTCCTACAACAG GTTTCACTATGCCTACAAAGTGGGCTACGTTCCTCGTTTGAAAGCGGACTCCTTCTTCAAGAGTATAACCAGTGAGCGCATCTTCAGCCTGGTCACCTGCAACG ATCGCTGGGAGCGGCTGGACTCCACGGCGAGCTACATGCTCGGGGCGCCCATGCATTTCGAGGCCTCCACGCCCATCGTCTCCAGAGCGGAACGGGTGTCGGTCACCGCCTGTCACGTCACCGTATCCAGGGACCCCAATTCAGCACCCCGGATGGACGTGATTAAAAACTACGG GTGCATGGTGGACAGCCAAAGGCTCGGGAGCCGGTCCAGGTTTCACGGCTACGGGACGGGCGTCCTGCGGTTCTCCGTCGACGCTTTCGTGTTCCCAAAAATCTCGGCCAAG cttcTGTACCTGCACTGTGAGATGACGGTGGCGGATTACCCTGCCACTCCCACCGCCAAGTCCTGCACCTTCAACAGTAACACGAGAAG GTGGGAGGAGCTGTTCGACCCTCAGACTGTCCACGTCTGCTCCTGCTGTGACTCCCAGTGCGATGCTCATGGGATTC GGCCCTCCTTGTACCCTTCTCCAAGATCCCTGATCACCAGTGACCCGTGGAGCATTCTCGGTGCCGTGACAACGACAGGGACAGGGGGGTCTGTGCAGGATGACAGGAGGGAGTCGGAGGTGCCTGAAGATGTGTTGGAGGCTGAAGGGGTGGGTCCAGTGGCAGAGCCAATAGacagtgagggggcggggtcagaggcGGGGCCTGCAGAGACTAAGGAGGAGTCTGAGCACCCTGTTCAGGTTCGGGGGTTTCGGGGAAGGGGAATAGGACAGGGGTCAGGGGGCCACCCCTCGGGGGTGCGGGAGGAACCCCTGAAAGCTGAGGGGGAGCCTGCCGTGTGGCGGGAGGATGACCAAGGACCAGACctggacgaggaagaggaggaggaggaagacggaGGTGCGCAGGAGGACGTTGAAGATGAGGACGGCGCCTCCTCCCACGCAGTAGCTGGGAAGGTTTTGGAATCCCTCATCATGTGA